The following proteins come from a genomic window of Candidatus Thiodiazotropha sp. CDECU1:
- a CDS encoding efflux RND transporter permease subunit — protein MSESFFRFVLNNRLLVIFLAIVISLLMGSGARHLEFSNDYRMFFSEENPQLKAFDQLQNTYTKNDNVLFVLAPKDGKVFSRETLSAVAELTKESWQVPYSLRVDSITNFQHTQADGDDLIVEDLVLDPSSLSDDELAEKQQIATSDPLLVNRLISPTAHTTGVNVTVQLPGKKLSEVPEVAEKAREMVKQIEASYPNIDIYLTGMVMMNNAFPSASLDDMQRLYPMMFAAVVLVLMVMLRSIPGTLSTVIIVILMIIATMGLTGWLGIKMSPPTTTVPIVIMTLAIADCVHILVNFLHGMRDGESKYQAMMESLRINLQPIFLTTLTTSIGFLSLNFSEAPPFRDLGNMAAMGVVLAFFLSVTFLPAMMMLLPVKALSGDTLGSIAMIRFADFVVRYKKQLLWGMGVVVLLLISQIPNNRLDDQFVKYFDETISFRQATDFATDNLTGIYLIEYSLESGETGGISDPQFLQRVEEFANWYRQQPHVLHVNSITDIMKRLNRNMHADEDAWYRLPDQRDLSAQYLLLYEFSLPFGLDLNNQINVKKSATRFSVTMQSIATSQLLDIEERAQAWLQENAPGMRINGASPTIMFAHIGNRNIISMLKGTTLALVMISIILIFALRSLRVGGLSLIPNLVPIGMAFGLWGLFVGEVGLALSVVAGMTLGIVVDDTVHFLSKYLRARREKNMDRENAVRYAFSTVGTALWVTSLVLMVGFGILAFSHFQLNSGMGLLTAITLGLALVADFLFLPPLLIYFGGKKS, from the coding sequence ATGAGTGAATCCTTCTTCCGCTTCGTATTGAATAACAGGTTGCTGGTTATTTTCCTTGCCATTGTCATCTCTCTATTGATGGGCAGTGGCGCGCGCCATCTGGAATTCAGCAACGACTACCGGATGTTCTTCAGCGAGGAGAATCCCCAGCTGAAGGCCTTCGATCAACTGCAGAATACCTACACCAAGAATGACAATGTACTGTTTGTCCTCGCACCCAAGGATGGCAAGGTCTTTAGCCGTGAGACCCTCTCCGCCGTAGCGGAGTTGACCAAGGAATCCTGGCAGGTCCCCTACTCCCTGCGGGTCGACTCCATTACCAATTTCCAACACACCCAGGCTGACGGGGATGACCTGATCGTTGAGGATCTGGTGTTGGATCCCTCATCCTTGAGCGACGATGAGCTGGCGGAGAAACAACAGATTGCCACCAGTGATCCGTTACTGGTCAATCGTTTGATATCTCCCACCGCCCATACCACCGGTGTGAATGTCACGGTACAACTGCCGGGTAAGAAACTTAGCGAGGTACCGGAGGTCGCTGAAAAGGCCAGAGAGATGGTCAAGCAGATCGAGGCCAGCTATCCCAACATCGATATATACCTCACCGGTATGGTAATGATGAACAACGCCTTTCCATCCGCCTCCCTGGATGACATGCAGCGCCTCTACCCGATGATGTTCGCAGCGGTGGTACTGGTGCTGATGGTAATGCTGCGCTCCATTCCCGGCACCCTCTCCACCGTGATCATCGTCATCCTGATGATCATCGCCACCATGGGGCTGACCGGCTGGCTCGGCATCAAGATGTCACCGCCCACCACCACGGTACCCATTGTCATCATGACATTGGCGATTGCCGACTGCGTGCATATCCTGGTCAACTTTCTGCATGGCATGCGTGACGGTGAGAGTAAATATCAGGCCATGATGGAGAGCCTGCGCATCAATCTGCAACCCATTTTTCTCACCACCCTGACCACCTCCATCGGTTTTCTCAGCCTTAACTTCAGTGAAGCGCCACCCTTCCGGGACCTGGGCAACATGGCGGCCATGGGAGTGGTGCTTGCCTTCTTTCTTTCCGTTACCTTCCTTCCCGCCATGATGATGCTGCTGCCGGTAAAGGCCCTCTCCGGCGACACCCTGGGCAGTATCGCCATGATTCGTTTTGCCGATTTCGTGGTGCGCTATAAGAAACAGCTGCTATGGGGCATGGGAGTCGTTGTGTTGCTGCTCATATCCCAGATACCCAATAACCGTCTCGATGATCAGTTTGTGAAATATTTCGATGAGACCATCAGCTTTCGTCAGGCAACCGATTTCGCCACCGACAACCTGACCGGCATCTATCTCATCGAATACTCCCTGGAGAGTGGCGAGACCGGAGGCATCAGCGATCCGCAATTTTTGCAACGGGTGGAGGAGTTCGCCAACTGGTATCGACAACAACCCCATGTGCTGCATGTCAACTCCATCACCGACATCATGAAACGTCTCAACCGCAATATGCACGCGGATGAGGATGCCTGGTATCGACTCCCGGATCAACGCGACCTGTCGGCTCAATACCTGCTGTTGTATGAGTTTTCACTCCCCTTCGGGCTGGATCTGAATAACCAAATCAATGTGAAAAAATCGGCCACCCGATTCAGCGTCACCATGCAGAGTATCGCCACATCACAGTTGCTGGACATCGAAGAGAGGGCCCAGGCATGGCTGCAGGAGAATGCACCGGGGATGCGCATCAATGGCGCCAGCCCCACCATCATGTTTGCCCACATCGGCAACCGAAACATCATCTCCATGCTGAAAGGCACCACGCTGGCGCTGGTGATGATATCCATAATCCTGATCTTCGCCCTGCGCTCGTTGCGAGTCGGTGGACTCAGCCTGATCCCCAACCTGGTGCCGATCGGTATGGCCTTTGGCCTGTGGGGCCTGTTCGTGGGTGAGGTGGGACTGGCCCTCTCAGTTGTCGCCGGTATGACCCTCGGCATCGTGGTGGATGACACAGTACACTTTCTCAGCAAATATCTGCGTGCGCGTCGCGAAAAGAACATGGACCGGGAAAATGCGGTACGTTACGCATTCTCCACGGTTGGAACCGCACTCTGGGTTACCTCACTGGTACTGATGGTGGGCTTTGGCATCCTCGCCTTCTCCCATTTCCAGCTCAATTCCGGCATGGGTTTGCTGACTGCCATCACACTCGGCCTGGCACTGGTTGCCGATTTCCTGTTCCTACCCCCGCTGCTGATCTATTTCGGAGGAAAAAAATCATGA
- a CDS encoding TetR/AcrR family transcriptional regulator codes for MRTHADADTTRQSLLEAAYEEIHRFGFQAASLNAILERTGVTKGALYHHFSSKLQLGYAVLDEHIAEELERLWFEPLHQPGHPIDVLMTTIMQMGEHYQCEEITLGCPLNNLAQEMSAIDDGFRDRIDTIYRRWQASIESILSQGQQEGRVTSSIDPADTAYFILASLEGCMSMAKNAQSQEELLRCGKGLLSYLNSLRT; via the coding sequence ATGAGAACACACGCTGACGCCGACACAACCCGACAGTCGCTGCTGGAAGCAGCCTATGAGGAGATCCATCGCTTTGGTTTTCAGGCCGCCAGTCTGAATGCGATCCTGGAGCGGACCGGGGTCACCAAGGGCGCCCTCTACCACCATTTCAGCAGCAAACTGCAACTCGGTTACGCGGTACTGGACGAGCATATCGCCGAAGAGCTGGAGAGGCTTTGGTTTGAGCCCCTGCATCAGCCCGGGCACCCAATCGATGTATTGATGACCACCATCATGCAGATGGGGGAGCACTACCAGTGCGAAGAGATCACCCTCGGCTGTCCGCTCAATAACCTGGCACAGGAGATGTCGGCAATAGACGATGGATTTCGCGACCGTATCGACACCATCTACAGGCGCTGGCAGGCAAGTATTGAATCAATCCTCAGTCAAGGACAGCAGGAAGGCAGAGTGACCTCCTCCATCGATCCGGCAGATACGGCCTATTTCATCCTCGCCTCACTCGAGGGCTGCATGAGCATGGCGAAGAACGCCCAGAGCCAGGAGGAGTTGCTGCGCTGTGGCAAGGGATTGTTGAGTTATCTCAACAGCCTTCGCACATAG